The Chryseolinea soli nucleotide sequence GGGTGAACACCACGTTTGCATACGGTGTTGATTTTTCGGTGCGTGTGAAAACGTAGTTCGTATATTCCGGATAGGGTGCGCCATACTGCAGAAGAAGCCGGTACGATTTGCCGCCCATGACCACGGCGTCGATGCTGTTGAGGAAGTTGGTCATGCCGTAGTCGGCGTCGGCAAAGCACCAGTCGTATTCGCCGTTGGGGCCGGCAATAAAGCCGTCGAGGCTGACGGCCAGGTTCAGAATGATCTTTCGCATAGTAGGTTAAGGAACGGAACTACAACGTTGGAGATGCGTGCGCCAATATGTTTTTCGACGAAAGTTTTACCGCAGTTGTTTTACGGATGAGCCACAGAATATTTTGCCGCAATTCGCGGGAGACGTTTTTTGTCGGGACGTGAAACTGTTGACGTGTCGTTAATTCAGCTTGGCTTTTTCGAAGAAGGTGGTCTTCACTTTGCTTTCCAGGGCCATGGCCTTGGGGAAGAGGATTTCGTTTTCGATGCGGGCGTGGGTGATGAGGCTTTTTTCGAAGCCTTTCAATTCGTTGTATAAAACTTTTACGTGCAACGGCGCCTGGGGCGTGAGGGTATAATCTTTTGTGATGTTGCGGATGCCTTCCATTTCGTCGTCGTGGGCTTCGTGTTCCATGGCGAATTTTTGGACGGAATTTTTCTCCATCAGGTAATACAATTTCGTGGGCAGGTAGCGGCCTTTTGCTGCGCGTTCCAGCGCCTGGATGTAGCTGAAAAGCGTGTCCTCCTCTTCATAGATGTGCGCGATAAAATCTTCGACGAACAGCGGGAAAACAATTTTCAGGTCGCGTTCCACCGTCCGGAAATCTTCGTGGTTTGCTTTAAAGCTCTCCACGAGTCGCGCGATGTAGGGAAGTTTATGCTTGATGAATAAAAAATGCGAATGCTTCAGGTATTCGATGATGAGGTCGGTGGGGTAGGAAACCAGCGGCAGGTCGGCTTCCTGGAGATGCGAAGGCGCCTCCATTTCGCGGATCACCTGGTCCACTTTCAGGCCGCGTTGTTGGCACACCTGGTCCAGGGTGAGCTCGGAATATTCATAGAACCGGATACCAAAATAAAACAGCACATAGGCATGGACATAGTTGCGGTCCACCAGTTCCGAAATGCGCGTATCTTTTAGGGCTACCTTGCTCATGATTCTTGTAAAGATAAACGAAAATTCGTGTTTCTGGCGACTTTTTGACCCCGAAGAAACAGATTTAAAACGGCCCATTTTTGGATTAGGATGGAGCCCTCCCTGGCCTGGGAGCCCATCCAGGCACAATTTGTGCACAGACTATACGAGTTTGACTGCCAACATTTAATTTAGCGGTTCGTTATTACTTTTTATTTACTTACGAGATGACGGAGAATAGCAATTCAAAATATCAGATCAGGCTCCCCCTGGTGCTGTGCCTGGGCCTCGCGGCGGGCGTTTTTGTGGGAGCGCGCCTGAATACACCGAAGGGATCCAGTGACGTGGGCAGCGAAGTCCAGAAATTTCGCGAAGTGCTCACCCAGATACAAAATGATTATGTGGACACCGTGAACACCAGCGAATTGGTGGACGACGCCATCCAGCATATGCTGAACAAGCTCGATCCCCACTCGGCCTACATCAATGCGGCCGACCGTATTGCCGCCAACGAAGACCTGCGTGGTAATTTCGACGGCATTGGCGTGGAGTTCAACATTTTTCACGACACCATCGTGGTGGTCTCCGCCCTCAGCGGCGGCCCCTCGGAAGCCCTCGGCATCCAGTCCGGCGACAAGATCATTAAAGTGGACGACAAGCTGCTGGCCGGCATTGGCGTGCAATCGCCCGATGTGATGAAAGCTTTGAAAGGACCGAAAGGGACCGAGGTAAAGGTCACCATCCTGCGCGGCAGTAAAGAGATCGACTATAAAATTGTCCGCGACAAAATTCCGCAATATTCTGTGGACGTGTCCTACATGGTCGATGCACAAACCGGCTACATCAAAGTGAACCGCTTTGCGGCCACCACGTTCGAGGAATTCCACGAGGCCTTGAAGAAATTGAAGGAAAGTGGTATGAAACGACTGGTGCTCGACCTCCAGGGAAATCCTGGTGGCTACATGAACATGGCCATCGACATGGCGGACGAATTTTTGTCGGAAGGAAAAAAGATCGTGTTCACCAACGGCAAAGAGAAAAAATACAACTCCGAAGCCATGTCAACGGCGCGCGGCGATTTTGAAACTGGGCCACTCATTGTGTTGGTCAACGAAGGCAGCGCCTCCGCTTCCGAGATTCTATCGGGTGCCTTGCAAGACAACGACCGCGCACTCATTGTAGGTCGCCGCAGCTTTGGCAAAGGATTGGTGCAGTCGCCCTTCGACCTCAGCGATGGTTCCGAACTTCGCCTGACGATTTCACGCTACTACACGCCGACGGGTCGCTCCATCCAAAAGCCCTATGAAGATGAGGATGAATACTCCCGCGACATCATCAGCCGCTACAACCACGGAGAATTTTTTCACGCAGACAGCATCCGCTTTAACGACTCGTTGAAATATGTCACACCGAACGGTCGCACCGTCTACGGCGGTGGCGGTATCATGCCCGACTATTTTGTGCCCCTCGACACCACGTTGAACAGCCATTATCTCAACGAACTTTATACGTCCACCTCCATCCAGGAATACACCTTCGGCTATGCCGAAACGCACAAGGACGAGCTTCAGAAAAAAGGATTTCAAAGCTTCCTGAAGAACTTTAATGTTTCGGACGATATGCTGGAAAGCCTCGTAAAAGTGGGCGAACGCAACAAAGTGAAGCCCGACCGCAAAGAGCTTCGCCTGAAAAAGAAACTGTTCCAGGTCCACATCAAGGCACAAATTGCCCGCAAGCTGTGGAACAACGAAGGCTTCTTCCAGGTGATGAACGAAACGAACGAGATCTTGCTGCAGGCGATGAAGCTCTTCGATCGCATTCCCAATGAACTCGACCGCCGGAAAATGTGATCGACGAAAAATAATATTCAGCAAATCCCGGTATGATCCACATGCCGGGATTTTTTATTTGGCAAAAGTTGAAATTACAGAACAGTCTTCCGAATGGTGGGAACGCAGGGCGCGATTGTTTATTTTTGATAAACTAACCTTCGCGCCATGTACTATCATCGTCTGGGCCAGATCCCGCCAAAGCGACACACACAGTTCCGCCAACCCGATGGGAGCTTGTACAAGGAAGAAGTGGTCAGCTCCGAGGGGTTTTCCGGCATATACTCCATCCTATACCACACGCATCCACCCACGCGCGTGAAGCAAGTGGGAGAGGCCGTGAAGTTCGGCCCCACGCGCATCGACGAATATTCACTCCGCCACACGCACCTCAACACGTCCAAAGTGGAAACCACCGGCAGCGACTATCTCGATGCCCGCAAGGTGCTGCTCATGAACAATGACTGCTCGCTTTCCATCTGCGCCCCCGCGAAGCGCACCATGGATTATTTTTATAAAAATGCAGAAGGCGACGAAGTGATCTTCGTACACGACGGCGCCGGCACGCTGATCTCTCCATTTGGTAAATTGGATCTCCGCAAAGGCGACTATGTAGTCATTCCCCGCACCGTCATCTATAAACTTGAATTTGAAGAAGGACCGTTGCGTCTGCTCATCATTGAATCAGCTTCGCCGGTGGAAACGGTGAAGCGTTATAGAAATCAACTGGGACAATTGCTCGAGCATTCTCCATATTGCGAGCGCGATATTCGCCCACCCCACACGTTGGTGAACGACACCAGCAAAGGAGATTTTTTGTTGAAGATCAAAAAACAGGGCTACCTGCATCACTACGTGTATGACTACAGTCCACTGGATTTGGTGGGTTGGGATGGATTCTTGTGGCCCTATGCATTTTCCATACACGACTTCGAACCGATCACGGGCCGGCTGCATCAGCCACCCCCGGTGCATCAAACGTTTCAGGGACACAATTTTGTGATCTGTTCGTTTGTGCCGCGGTTGTTCGACTATCATCCGCTGTCTATTCCCGCGCCCTACAATCACAGCAACATCGACAGCGACGAAGTGTTGTACTATGCCGAAGGAAACTTCATGAGCCGCAAAGGCATCGAACGCGGTTCGTTCACGTTGCATCCGGGCGGCTTGCCCCACGGGCCCCATCCGGGAACGGTTGAAAAAAGTATCGGCGCAAAAGAGACACACGAACTGGCCGTGATGCTCGACACGTTCAAGCCACTCTTTCTCACCACCGACGCCCTGGCCTTCGTCGATAAAAACTATCCGATGAGTTGGACAGAAGGCTCCGGAAATTTTAATGAGGTGAACGCACCCTAAACCAGCGGCATCCGTTAATTTTCCGGTAAATACTTTTTGAATGAGCGCCAAGTACGTTAAGACCATACAGATCCGCTGGGCGGATATCGATGCCAACCGCCACCTTCGTCACTCTGCCTACTACGACTATGGCGCCACGTTGCGCATGATGATCCTCAGCGAGAACGGCCTCACCACTGAGAAGCTGGAGCAACTGCAGATCGGCCCGGTACTGTTTCGCGAGGAGGCTGTCTTCCGGCGCGAGATCCGGTTGGAAGATGTGATCACGGTGGATGTGGAACTGCTGAAAGCCACGCCCGACTATGGCCGCTGGAGCATCCGGCACAATTTCCTTAAGGCCGACGGCTCGCTGGCGGCCGTCATCAACATCGATGCAGCCTGGATCGACATGGTGAAGCGCAAGCTCACCGTGCCCGACCCATTCATTCAAAACATCTTTGCAAATTTCCCCAAGCCCGACGACTTTGAGTTTGTCGTGAAGAAGGTTTAGGCTGAGCCGAGGATCCACTCCTCGATCACACGCGGATAGTGCGCATACTCCAGCCGATGCACCTGTTGTGCGATGGTTTCGGGCGTGTCTTGGGGACCAACCGGACAAGAAATCTGAAAGATCACGCGACCTTCGTCATAATGCTCGTTCACCAAATGGATGGTGATGCCGGTGGAGGTCTCGCCCTGTTCTTTTACGGCCTCATGCACTTTCATGCCATACATGCCCTTGCCCCCGAATTTGGGCAACAACGACGGGTGGATGTTGATGATGCGATCGGGGAAAGCGTCGGTGAGATAATGGGGAACGAGCCACAAAAATCCGGCAAGCACCACGTGGGTTACCTGTTTCTCCCGGAGCCATTCCAGCACGATCTGGGATTCTTTGTATTCTTTACGCGTAAAGACTGCGGTAGGAACATTGAATTTTTCCGCACGTTTCAATGCATACGCTTCCGGGGTGTTGCTGAGCAACATCGCCACCTCCACTCGGGGATGATGGCGGAAGTGTTTCATGATCTCTTCTGCATTTGTTCCGCTTCCGGAAGCGAAAATGGCGATTCGGAATTCTTTCGGCATGTGGACTTACCCCGTCAATGATTCGGGGCCGCAAGATCGCAGAAGATTTTCAAACAAAAAATTTCGGGGCAAAGCTTAAATGAAAGCCATGCTGGAGATGCCCAGCAACATAATGACCTTGCAAAAAGCACTGAGCCAGGCAAAGTCCTTTTTCATATCGGCCCGCAGCAGGCGATAGAACAGCCACAGCAGAGGGATGAACAAGAACACAACATAATATTGCAGGGGGAGCGCTTCGTACAGCACGTTAAGCGCGAACACCGTAGCGGAAAAAATGGCGAGGATGGCATAGATGATCACCTTCGTTCGGCGCATGCCCAGCACGATGGGTAGCGTTCTGCATCCAAAGGTGTTGTCGCCTTTCAGGTCTTCCATGTCCTTGATGATCTCGCGCACCAGGGTCATAAAAAACGCAAACGCCGCATAGATGATGACCATCGCGCTGTGCGTTCCGTAGTAGAGGTCCACCACATAGATCGAAAGGCCCGTGAGCATCGCCACGGTCAGGTTGCCCACAAAAGGCAGGCGCTTCAGGCTGTTGGAATAGAGCCACAACAGAAAAACGGAGAACACATTCACCGCCCCAATGCGCCACGACAAAATCACCCCCAATAAAATACCTGCCGACGAAAGGACCACGTGAAAAAGAATCGCATACCGCCGCGTGATCTGCTTGCCGATCACCACGCGCTCGGGCTTGTTGATGTAGTCGATCTTTACATCATAATAGTCGTTGATGATATACCCCGCCGCCGCTATGGACACCGTTGACAGGGAAAGAATGGCCAGGTGGACGTCGGTGAAGGTTTGGGGGCCGATCAAAAAGCGGGCGGTAAAATATTGCGCGAAGGCAATGATCACAAGGTTCCCGAACCGCGTCAGTTTGAACAACGATTCCACAAAATTGCTAACCTGTGATAATTCCTGTGCCATGGTCGGAGAATAGCGGGGTAAAAATAACTACGAAATGCGACCGGCAAAGGGTGTAAGGAATTTAGTTTTTTTATCATAGGTCCATTAAAAACAGCAGCGGCCCGGAAACACAAGGCTCCCGGACCGCTTGCTTACTTAAAACCAGAACCCACTAGCTCCCAATCGTTACCGAATAGGTTCTTCTGAAAGTGGTGATCGTAATGACATTGTCGCACACGCCATCGCCATAGTAAACTGTTCTTTTGCGGACACTATAGCCGTTCAGCTTGGTCAGCTCCACCACACCGGACACACGGGCGAAGTTGCCTTGGGCAGCACACGACCAGTCGGAGATGATCGGCTCCACAATTTCCTGCGTGAAGCTCCGGCCGGTGGTAGATTCGCCGGTGACCGTGCCCGTGATCTTGTATTTGTTGTTGGTGGGATCATCATCGCCGGCGCCGGCCAACCATTCCCGCGTACGGCTACCATTGTAAACGACTTTCTGGCCGTTGGGGAAGGTGATGGTGAGATCCTTAAGCCTGTTGGTGGACTGCAAGTTATCGTCGGCATTGATGGAGACGTCGCGCAATTCGATGGTGCCCGTCACGCCTTTATTGTTCACAAAAAAGTTTTCGAAGGTGATGATGCGGTTCGCGAGACTGTCGCCAACTTCTGAGCTATACGCGATCAGGATCTTTCCTTTTCTTTCGCGGCCATAAGGGCCGACGCATCCATCGCCGAAGTCGATGGTGATGATGTGGTGCTCTTTGTCATTGGTGACGGTAGCGCACATGTTGTACTTCACCCGGCCGCCGGAAACGGTCAACTGGTGCTCGCCTTGGTAGGCCATCTCCAAGGCGTCGTCTGCGGAATCGTCACCCTCGGAGGAGGTTTCTACGGCTTGCTCCTCTTCGGTGTCCGTTCCTTGTTGCATGTCTTCGTCGCGATTACATGATACGGCCAGGAGGCCTACGAGCATCATCGCGCCGTATGTTGATTTTAAGAAGTTCATTTTCATTTTTTATTTATGGTTAAGCTCTTGTTATATAAAATACAGAACCCACACCTTGGCCAAGTTTGGAATTCGAAATGGAGTGCAGCGTTTGCTGCAGGATATCTTTCGTTGTTGGGAAAGATGTTGCTTAGAGGAAGGTGAGGGGCAAAGGTTTAATGATGGTCAAATTTTTTTTTGAAAAGAATGCAATGCGATCTGGAATGCATGAAAACGTGGATTTGGCTTTGTTGTCTCGGCCAGGGTTAGGGACTGCGGAACGCACTTTGGGTTGACGTCGCTTGGCCGCCGAAGCTTCAGCGAAGGAGGGTGTCTTTCTGTGTTCGCTGAAGTTAGGTTTAAGCTGATTCTAGGCGATAGAAATCATCGGGGATGGGGTTGTGGGGCTGAGCGCTTGGTGAGATAGTTGGGTTTTGTGCGTGGATTTTTTGTTGCATTTCATAGCTCCGCTCCGGGGCCGCGGGGGCCCCGCATGTTCCCATCAGGGCTTAACCCTATCCGCACATTCCATTGCCAGGCCGAAGATAGGCTTAGGCCCTGATGGGAACATGCTGGAAGAGGTGTGGGTGTGGGGTTGGGTGTGAGAGTGTGAGTGTGGGTGTGAGTGTGGGTGTGAGTGTTGGGTGGGTGGGGTGTTGAGTATAGGGGGGATTCTTGTTCTCCGGGGGTTGGGGGTGTCTTATTCTTTAATGGGTTGAATTTCTTTTGACGAGGATACGGGGCCTCGTTTTACCAGGAAGGATGTTGCTATCAGGGAGATGGCTCCGGCTACGATCATGATGAACGTTTGCCATCCGTGGAAGATAAAGGTGAACGCTACGGCGTCGCTCTGGGGGATGCTGTACAAAAAAACAAGGCCTTGTGGGACTAGCACGTGATAGGAACCTGTGCCCCCTGGCAACGGTGCGGCCATGGCAATGGAGCCAATCGCAAACAAACTGAGCACTGCGTGAAAGCCCAACTCGCTGGTGGCCGGGAACGCTTTTATGACGGCATAGCTCATGGCGAAATACAATAACCAGATGAGCACGGAGTGAAAAATGAACAATCCCTTGTTCTTCAATTTGAAAACCGACAACACACCATCTTTAAAGCCATGCCACGTCTTCATCACCCAGGCATTCATTTTTTTGTTTTTCCGGACGAACCAGATGCCTACACTGCCCAGCACGACCAAGCCGCCCACCAAGTAGAGCAACACGGTATATTTCGATTGGTGGTCACCCTGCCCGATGGGCAGCGTTTCGATGAACGCAAATAATTTCTGCGACTCGAGTATAAAAGAAAATGCAATGAGAATGAGCAGGCACAAGACATCGACGATCCTTTCCAGCACCACCGTACCAAAGGAAATTTCCACCGGGATCTTATCGAGCTTGTAAAGATTGTAGCACCGCGACACTTCACCACCGCGGGGAATAACCAGGTTGACGAGGTAGCCCACCATCAGGGAAAAAAAACTGTGACTCAATTTAGGAGACTCGCCCAGCGGGGTCAGCAGCATGCGCCAGCGTTCGGCCCGCACCACGTGGCTGGCCATGGCAATGACGGCCATCAACAACAACCATCCTTTGTGGGCGCTGTCCCAGGTATGTTTCAGATAGTCCCATTTGTTCTCGCCTTCGGCAACGTGAAGACCGCGGAGCGAAAACCAGATGAGCAGCGCGGTGGCTGCCAGGATAAACATGTATTGGAGGAACGTCTTGAGGCTGGAAGACACGATTTGGAATTAAAAATTTCCGCTCAAGGTAGTTTATTATCGGGAGTTGGGAAAATGATAGTCGGTTTGAAGGTTTTGGCCTTCTCGAATTTCATGGATGCATAAGAGATGATGATCACGATGTCGCCCACTTGCGCCTTGCGTGCAGCAGGTCCGTTCAGACACACCATGCCCGAGCCTCTTTCGCCTTTGATCACATAGGTCTCCAGGCGCTCGCCATTGTTCACGTTCACCACGGCCACTTTCTCCCCTTCGATCATGTTGGCGGCGTCCATCAGATCTTCATCGATGGTGATACTGCCCACATAGTGCAATTCCGCTTGCGTGATCTTGGCGCGGTGAATTTTCGACTTTAAAACTTCTATTCTCAAGGTGCTTAAAGTTGGTTGCTTCTAAAACTGTAAAGGCAAAAGAAAAGTTTGTTACGCATTTTCACTACAAAAACAGGTTGTCGATCAAACGAATTTCACCTGCATGGCCGGCGATGCAAAGGATCACATGCCCGGCGTCTTTAACGTTATCTAAAACCGTTAAGTTTTTGCTATCGGTCGCCTCGAAATATTCCAGTCGCATGCCCGGTTCCTGGTCAACCATGCTCCGCACACGTTGTTTTACCTCGGCAACGGCCTGGCCGCTGCGAAGGGCTTCGCGGGCATAGGATAAAGCTTTATAAAAAATCGTTGCGTGGGCTCTTTGGTGCTCGTCCAACCGCAAATTGCGTGACGACATGGCCAAACCGTCAGCCTCACGCATGGTGGGCACGAAGTGAAGCTCCAGGCCGAATTTTAATTCCTCTACCAGCGTTTTAATAACAGCAAATTGCTGCCAGTCTTTTTGTCCGAAATAGGCATGGTGAGGTTCTACGATATTGAACAATTTGGAGACCACGAGGGCAACACCGCTAAAATGTCCTGGCCGGAATTGACCTTCCATCACTTTGTCAAGATGGCCGAAATCAAATTTAAGCCGGGACGGTTGGTCATACATTTCTTCTGTTTCGGGGCAAAAAACAGCGTCGCAACCAACTTTTTCCAACAAAGCCACATCCTTGTCGAGGGTCTTGGGATATTTCTTCAAATCCTCGGGATTATTGAACTGGGTGGGGTTGACGAAAATGGTGGCGACGGTGACCGAATTCTGGGTTTTAGAGGCTTCTACCAGCGAAATGTGGCCCTTGTGAAGGGCGCCCATGGTGGGCACCAGACCAACGGTTTTACCGGCCAGTTTGGCGCCTTTTAGGAATGCTTTGAATGGGGCTATCTGCTTGAAAATCTCCATTTTAGGCCATTTTGGCAAGGGGCGCAAAGATATAGGGAAAACTGAAAATAAGTTGATCAAGGGGGTAATTTTTTGTACTTTTGTGGCTCAATTTTTCATTCTACTTTAAATTCAATCAATATGTCAAAACTTCGAGTTCTTTATGTAGCCAGCGAGATCAACCCGTTTCTGCAAACCTCCGAAGTAGCGGACTTTGTGCGCAAACTTCCACAGGCGATGCAGGAAAAGGGGATGGAGATCAGGATTCTGGTGCCGCGGTTTGGGATTATCAATGAGCGTAAGAACCGGTTACATGAAGTAGTGAGGCTGTCGGGTATCAATATTGCGGTGGGAGACGAAGAAAAGCCGTTGATCATTAAAGTGGCTTCTATTCCGAATGCTAAGCTTCAGGTCTATTTCATCGACAACGAAGATTATTTTCATCGCAAGTCGGTTTTCCATGATAAAGAAAACAACTTCTATGAGGACAACGACGAGCGCGCTATCTTCTTCTGCAAAGGGGTAATCGAAACGGTTCGCAAATTAGGCTGGGCTCCCGATGTCGTGCATTGCAACGACTGGATCACCAGCTTCATTCCACTGTACCTGAAAACCACGTACAAGAACGATCCGTTGTTCAAAAACGCAAAAACGGTTTTCACCATCTACAATAATTCCTTCTCTCACAAGTTTAAGGGAGATATCATGGACAAAGTGAAGATGATGGATATCGAAGACAACATGCTGGGCAATCTGAAGACCGCCGATTTCGAAGGCTTCATCAAGCTGGGTGTTGAGTTTTCCGATGCCGTGATCGTGGCCGGAGAGAACAAAAAGCTGGAAGGCCTGTTCAAGAAGATCAAAGAAAAGAAAGTTGAAAACTTTGATAACGACGAAAACTCAACCGAATCGTATTATAATCTCTATAATGAACTTATGGGTTAACCGTATAGGGCAACTGACCATATTGGCAGTTGCCCTATTTTTTTTAGCGTGCCAAGAAGACGTCAGCCTCCTCGGATACCAAAATCCAAATTCAAAGCTTAAAGTTTCCTATGTTGAAATACCGATAG carries:
- the panD gene encoding aspartate 1-decarboxylase — protein: MRIEVLKSKIHRAKITQAELHYVGSITIDEDLMDAANMIEGEKVAVVNVNNGERLETYVIKGERGSGMVCLNGPAARKAQVGDIVIIISYASMKFEKAKTFKPTIIFPTPDNKLP
- a CDS encoding lysylphosphatidylglycerol synthase transmembrane domain-containing protein yields the protein MSSSLKTFLQYMFILAATALLIWFSLRGLHVAEGENKWDYLKHTWDSAHKGWLLLMAVIAMASHVVRAERWRMLLTPLGESPKLSHSFFSLMVGYLVNLVIPRGGEVSRCYNLYKLDKIPVEISFGTVVLERIVDVLCLLILIAFSFILESQKLFAFIETLPIGQGDHQSKYTVLLYLVGGLVVLGSVGIWFVRKNKKMNAWVMKTWHGFKDGVLSVFKLKNKGLFIFHSVLIWLLYFAMSYAVIKAFPATSELGFHAVLSLFAIGSIAMAAPLPGGTGSYHVLVPQGLVFLYSIPQSDAVAFTFIFHGWQTFIMIVAGAISLIATSFLVKRGPVSSSKEIQPIKE
- a CDS encoding glycogen/starch synthase — encoded protein: MSKLRVLYVASEINPFLQTSEVADFVRKLPQAMQEKGMEIRILVPRFGIINERKNRLHEVVRLSGINIAVGDEEKPLIIKVASIPNAKLQVYFIDNEDYFHRKSVFHDKENNFYEDNDERAIFFCKGVIETVRKLGWAPDVVHCNDWITSFIPLYLKTTYKNDPLFKNAKTVFTIYNNSFSHKFKGDIMDKVKMMDIEDNMLGNLKTADFEGFIKLGVEFSDAVIVAGENKKLEGLFKKIKEKKVENFDNDENSTESYYNLYNELMG
- a CDS encoding acyl-CoA thioesterase — its product is MSAKYVKTIQIRWADIDANRHLRHSAYYDYGATLRMMILSENGLTTEKLEQLQIGPVLFREEAVFRREIRLEDVITVDVELLKATPDYGRWSIRHNFLKADGSLAAVINIDAAWIDMVKRKLTVPDPFIQNIFANFPKPDDFEFVVKKV
- a CDS encoding phosphoribosylglycinamide formyltransferase, whose product is MPKEFRIAIFASGSGTNAEEIMKHFRHHPRVEVAMLLSNTPEAYALKRAEKFNVPTAVFTRKEYKESQIVLEWLREKQVTHVVLAGFLWLVPHYLTDAFPDRIINIHPSLLPKFGGKGMYGMKVHEAVKEQGETSTGITIHLVNEHYDEGRVIFQISCPVGPQDTPETIAQQVHRLEYAHYPRVIEEWILGSA
- a CDS encoding hemerythrin domain-containing protein; this translates as MSKVALKDTRISELVDRNYVHAYVLFYFGIRFYEYSELTLDQVCQQRGLKVDQVIREMEAPSHLQEADLPLVSYPTDLIIEYLKHSHFLFIKHKLPYIARLVESFKANHEDFRTVERDLKIVFPLFVEDFIAHIYEEEDTLFSYIQALERAAKGRYLPTKLYYLMEKNSVQKFAMEHEAHDDEMEGIRNITKDYTLTPQAPLHVKVLYNELKGFEKSLITHARIENEILFPKAMALESKVKTTFFEKAKLN
- the panC gene encoding pantoate--beta-alanine ligase — translated: MEIFKQIAPFKAFLKGAKLAGKTVGLVPTMGALHKGHISLVEASKTQNSVTVATIFVNPTQFNNPEDLKKYPKTLDKDVALLEKVGCDAVFCPETEEMYDQPSRLKFDFGHLDKVMEGQFRPGHFSGVALVVSKLFNIVEPHHAYFGQKDWQQFAVIKTLVEELKFGLELHFVPTMREADGLAMSSRNLRLDEHQRAHATIFYKALSYAREALRSGQAVAEVKQRVRSMVDQEPGMRLEYFEATDSKNLTVLDNVKDAGHVILCIAGHAGEIRLIDNLFL
- a CDS encoding dihydrofolate reductase family protein, which codes for MRKIILNLAVSLDGFIAGPNGEYDWCFADADYGMTNFLNSIDAVVMGGKSYRLLLQYGAPYPEYTNYVFTRTEKSTPYANVVFTRDDIAEFVEALKEKEGKSIWLFGGAEIIHPLLENDLVDELMLSVHPVLLGDGLPLFRKLNERKAFKLMDSITYPSGLVQLYYKK
- a CDS encoding homogentisate 1,2-dioxygenase; translated protein: MYYHRLGQIPPKRHTQFRQPDGSLYKEEVVSSEGFSGIYSILYHTHPPTRVKQVGEAVKFGPTRIDEYSLRHTHLNTSKVETTGSDYLDARKVLLMNNDCSLSICAPAKRTMDYFYKNAEGDEVIFVHDGAGTLISPFGKLDLRKGDYVVIPRTVIYKLEFEEGPLRLLIIESASPVETVKRYRNQLGQLLEHSPYCERDIRPPHTLVNDTSKGDFLLKIKKQGYLHHYVYDYSPLDLVGWDGFLWPYAFSIHDFEPITGRLHQPPPVHQTFQGHNFVICSFVPRLFDYHPLSIPAPYNHSNIDSDEVLYYAEGNFMSRKGIERGSFTLHPGGLPHGPHPGTVEKSIGAKETHELAVMLDTFKPLFLTTDALAFVDKNYPMSWTEGSGNFNEVNAP
- a CDS encoding geranylgeranylglycerol-phosphate geranylgeranyltransferase; amino-acid sequence: MAQELSQVSNFVESLFKLTRFGNLVIIAFAQYFTARFLIGPQTFTDVHLAILSLSTVSIAAAGYIINDYYDVKIDYINKPERVVIGKQITRRYAILFHVVLSSAGILLGVILSWRIGAVNVFSVFLLWLYSNSLKRLPFVGNLTVAMLTGLSIYVVDLYYGTHSAMVIIYAAFAFFMTLVREIIKDMEDLKGDNTFGCRTLPIVLGMRRTKVIIYAILAIFSATVFALNVLYEALPLQYYVVFLFIPLLWLFYRLLRADMKKDFAWLSAFCKVIMLLGISSMAFI
- a CDS encoding S41 family peptidase; this encodes MTENSNSKYQIRLPLVLCLGLAAGVFVGARLNTPKGSSDVGSEVQKFREVLTQIQNDYVDTVNTSELVDDAIQHMLNKLDPHSAYINAADRIAANEDLRGNFDGIGVEFNIFHDTIVVVSALSGGPSEALGIQSGDKIIKVDDKLLAGIGVQSPDVMKALKGPKGTEVKVTILRGSKEIDYKIVRDKIPQYSVDVSYMVDAQTGYIKVNRFAATTFEEFHEALKKLKESGMKRLVLDLQGNPGGYMNMAIDMADEFLSEGKKIVFTNGKEKKYNSEAMSTARGDFETGPLIVLVNEGSASASEILSGALQDNDRALIVGRRSFGKGLVQSPFDLSDGSELRLTISRYYTPTGRSIQKPYEDEDEYSRDIISRYNHGEFFHADSIRFNDSLKYVTPNGRTVYGGGGIMPDYFVPLDTTLNSHYLNELYTSTSIQEYTFGYAETHKDELQKKGFQSFLKNFNVSDDMLESLVKVGERNKVKPDRKELRLKKKLFQVHIKAQIARKLWNNEGFFQVMNETNEILLQAMKLFDRIPNELDRRKM